A part of Streptomyces sp. NBC_01210 genomic DNA contains:
- the selA gene encoding L-seryl-tRNA(Sec) selenium transferase, with product MTDPRRHIPRTDALLAAPELHSAIAHLGRTAVKGVVKAAQERVRRDEIDPSEVLAEVLRTLPETANSLWAVINATGIVVHTNLGRAPLSAAAVDAVVSAAGYTDVEFDLSSGTRARRGRGVHEALLAALPEAGDVHVVNNNAAALVLCALALADGREIVVSRGELVAIGDGFRLPELMESTGARLREVGTTNRTTLDDYTSAVGHDTAFVLKVHPSNFVVTGFVKSTDVAALSALDDPIVVDVGSGLLRRDFALPQEPDVQSALQAGAALVTASGDKLLGGPQAGLIFGDAGLVRQLARHPLARALRTDKLTLAAMEATIRGPRPPVVQALHAEPAELRARAQAMVAQLSDFGARIVASTAMVGGGGAPEVALPSVALSLPARYGAALRVGRPPVVGRVMGSRCLLDLRTIDPRQDNQVVVAVRSVS from the coding sequence ATGACTGATCCGCGGCGTCACATTCCCCGCACCGATGCACTGCTCGCCGCGCCGGAACTGCACTCCGCCATTGCCCACTTGGGACGAACCGCGGTCAAAGGCGTCGTCAAGGCCGCGCAAGAGCGGGTCAGACGAGACGAGATCGACCCGAGCGAGGTGCTCGCCGAGGTCCTGCGGACCCTGCCGGAAACCGCGAACAGCCTATGGGCAGTGATCAACGCAACGGGCATCGTCGTGCACACCAACCTGGGCCGCGCCCCGCTGTCGGCCGCGGCCGTCGACGCCGTCGTCAGTGCCGCCGGGTACACCGACGTCGAGTTCGACCTTTCCTCGGGCACCCGTGCACGCCGCGGTCGCGGGGTGCACGAGGCGTTGCTGGCGGCCTTGCCCGAGGCCGGCGATGTACACGTGGTGAACAACAACGCCGCCGCGCTCGTGCTCTGCGCGCTTGCCCTGGCCGACGGGCGGGAGATCGTGGTCAGCAGGGGCGAACTGGTCGCCATCGGCGATGGTTTCCGGCTGCCCGAGCTGATGGAGAGTACCGGCGCTCGGCTGCGCGAGGTTGGTACGACGAACCGGACAACGCTGGATGACTACACTTCGGCGGTCGGCCACGACACCGCGTTTGTACTGAAGGTGCATCCGTCCAATTTCGTGGTGACCGGTTTCGTGAAGTCGACCGACGTCGCCGCCCTGTCCGCACTGGACGATCCGATCGTCGTCGACGTCGGCTCCGGGCTGCTGCGGCGCGACTTCGCGCTGCCCCAGGAGCCGGATGTGCAGAGTGCATTGCAGGCCGGCGCGGCACTGGTGACCGCGAGTGGGGACAAGCTGCTGGGTGGCCCCCAAGCCGGCCTGATCTTCGGCGATGCCGGTCTGGTAAGGCAGTTGGCGCGGCATCCACTGGCTCGTGCGCTCCGGACGGACAAGCTGACGCTGGCCGCGATGGAGGCGACCATTCGCGGACCGCGCCCACCGGTCGTGCAGGCGCTGCACGCCGAGCCTGCCGAACTGCGGGCGCGCGCCCAGGCGATGGTGGCTCAGTTGTCCGACTTCGGCGCGCGCATCGTCGCCTCGACGGCCATGGTCGGTGGCGGCGGCGCGCCGGAAGTCGCGCTTCCCAGTGTGGCGCTCAGCCTGCCCGCGCGGTACGGCGCCGCGCTGCGCGTCGGCAGGCCGCCGGTTGTGGGCCGGGTGATGGGCAGTCGTTGCCTGCTCGATCTGCGCACGATCGATCCACGGCAGGACAACCAGGTCGTCGTCGCCGTACGGTCCGTATCATGA
- the selB gene encoding selenocysteine-specific translation elongation factor — protein sequence MIVVATAGHVDHGKSALVRALTGRDPDRLAEERRRGLTLDLGFARCDLPSGRRAAFVDVPGHERYLQTMLAGLGPVRAALLAVAADQGWAAQTAEHADALAAFAVPQLLLVITRCDLADSEPTAAIARRELLTRGLPALPPVATSAHTGQGLDALRAALDLLSPALPPSPGPVRLCVDRAFTVSGAGTVVTGTLLGGTLRVGDRLELCPSVEGPSATVRELHVCERPVTEASGPTRVAVNLRRVPRDAVPRGSALLTPDAWVTSTLADVRLHALGADPPALPSEVMCHLGTARRPARLRRLSGDLGQLRLSAPLPPHVGDRLAVRDPATRVVLGATVLDPMPERIADRGAAGRRRAALESATGQPLLSSELKRRGLARGVDLRRLGIPLPAVDRPEQEWFIDPEHWRQLAEQLLSLVRTHSEQSVTAPELSRDQVREALTLPDFRVIDLILSTRLREQLGRIGMADAPLPSGLNRVAETAQRELAAARWRAPTAERWRELGVNTAELHALAWHDVLVRLAPNVYLTPEAIEQSLAVLRDLPVPFRVSQARTALAAPRRVVVPLLEHLDRQGITERISDDGRRQLRGPAPA from the coding sequence ATGATCGTCGTAGCCACGGCCGGACATGTCGACCACGGCAAGAGCGCTCTGGTCCGCGCACTCACCGGTCGTGACCCGGACCGGCTCGCCGAGGAGCGCCGCCGCGGGCTCACCCTGGATCTCGGATTCGCTCGGTGCGACCTGCCGAGCGGGCGGCGGGCCGCCTTCGTCGACGTACCGGGTCACGAGCGGTATCTGCAAACCATGCTGGCCGGACTCGGCCCCGTCCGTGCCGCGCTGCTGGCAGTGGCCGCGGACCAGGGCTGGGCCGCGCAGACCGCCGAGCACGCCGACGCACTGGCCGCCTTCGCCGTGCCGCAACTGCTGCTCGTGATCACTCGCTGCGACCTGGCCGATTCCGAGCCCACGGCGGCCATCGCCCGTCGTGAGCTGCTCACGCGCGGTCTCCCAGCCCTGCCCCCGGTGGCGACGAGCGCGCACACCGGCCAGGGTCTCGATGCGCTGCGCGCCGCACTCGACCTGCTTTCGCCGGCGCTCCCACCCAGCCCGGGACCGGTGCGGCTGTGTGTGGACCGGGCCTTCACGGTCTCGGGCGCGGGCACCGTCGTGACGGGCACCCTGCTCGGTGGAACTCTTCGCGTCGGGGACCGGCTTGAGCTGTGCCCATCTGTCGAGGGGCCGAGTGCAACCGTCCGGGAGCTCCACGTATGCGAGCGACCCGTGACCGAGGCCTCGGGTCCCACACGCGTCGCGGTCAACCTCCGCCGCGTCCCCCGCGACGCCGTGCCCCGCGGCAGCGCCCTGCTCACTCCGGACGCTTGGGTCACCAGCACGCTGGCTGATGTCCGACTGCATGCCCTCGGCGCGGATCCACCGGCGCTGCCCAGCGAGGTGATGTGCCACCTCGGCACGGCCCGTCGCCCGGCCCGGCTGCGCAGGCTCTCCGGCGACCTCGGCCAGCTCCGGCTGTCCGCACCGCTACCGCCGCATGTGGGAGACCGGCTCGCGGTGCGCGACCCCGCGACTCGTGTGGTGCTGGGCGCAACCGTGCTGGATCCGATGCCCGAGCGCATTGCCGACCGCGGAGCGGCAGGGCGGCGCAGGGCCGCTCTGGAGTCCGCGACCGGGCAGCCGCTGCTCTCCTCCGAGCTCAAGCGCCGCGGTCTGGCCCGCGGCGTGGATCTGCGCCGACTCGGTATCCCCTTGCCTGCCGTCGATCGGCCGGAGCAGGAATGGTTCATCGATCCCGAACACTGGCGGCAGCTCGCCGAACAACTGCTGAGCCTGGTCCGGACCCACAGCGAACAATCCGTCACCGCACCGGAACTCAGCAGGGATCAGGTACGAGAGGCGCTCACTCTCCCCGACTTCCGAGTGATCGACCTCATCCTCTCGACCCGGCTCAGGGAACAGCTCGGACGCATCGGTATGGCTGACGCCCCACTGCCCTCCGGACTGAACAGAGTCGCCGAGACCGCTCAACGGGAACTCGCTGCCGCAAGATGGCGAGCGCCAACTGCCGAGCGGTGGCGTGAGCTCGGGGTCAACACGGCCGAACTCCACGCGCTGGCCTGGCACGACGTGCTCGTACGACTGGCACCGAACGTCTACCTCACGCCCGAAGCGATTGAGCAGTCCCTCGCCGTACTCCGAGATCTGCCCGTTCCCTTCCGGGTAAGCCAGGCGCGAACCGCCCTGGCCGCACCTCGGCGAGTTGTCGTACCGCTGCTGGAACACCTCGATCGTCAGGGGATCACCGAAAGAATCAGCGACGACGGCCGCCGACAATTGCGCGGACCGGCGCCGGCGTGA
- a CDS encoding alkaline phosphatase family protein: MRGVRGFSDPTALRQEERNLPVFFQRCADHENGCELPFNLITAEGDNSNGVGIEGLGMGKERDYGTWNHGRMDGYCPVHKGGSDQISETLYPLGGGEFSELSHGMGYFTRTEMPFYHALANSFTSGDNYFQSTSTQTNRIAWWRSAVPTGPRRRNSRRWGYGRSPYPHRRIRLSGAIGNVRGCRLQTCAPGPWGRTTKSVRLGASDDVESVGAERLRNRLVEAGAALGTVAAAPRSHAERGTS, encoded by the coding sequence ATGCGCGGAGTGCGCGGTTTCAGCGACCCCACCGCCCTCCGGCAGGAGGAGCGCAACCTGCCCGTCTTCTTCCAGCGGTGCGCGGACCACGAGAACGGCTGCGAACTGCCCTTCAACCTGATCACGGCCGAAGGAGACAACAGCAACGGCGTCGGCATCGAAGGGCTCGGAATGGGCAAGGAGAGAGACTACGGCACCTGGAACCATGGCCGGATGGACGGCTACTGCCCTGTGCACAAGGGCGGCTCTGACCAGATATCAGAAACGCTCTACCCTCTCGGGGGCGGCGAGTTCAGTGAGCTGAGCCATGGTATGGGTTACTTCACCCGCACAGAGATGCCCTTCTACCATGCGCTCGCCAACTCGTTCACGAGCGGGGACAACTACTTCCAGTCCACGTCCACACAGACCAACCGAATCGCTTGGTGGCGGTCAGCTGTACCAACAGGGCCTCGGCGACGCAACTCCCGACGGTGGGGGTACGGACGAAGTCCGTACCCCCACCGTCGCATCCGCCTCAGTGGCGCCATCGGCAATGTCAGGGGCTGCCGGTTACAGACATGTGCCCCGGGCCCTTGGGGCCGGACAACGAAATCGGTCCGGCTCGGAGCGTCAGACGATGTCGAGTCCGTAGGCGCTGAGCGCCTCCGTAACAGGCTGGTAGAAGCTGGTGCCGCCCTGGGAACAGTCGCCGCTGCCCCCAGAAGTCACGCCGAGCGCGGTACTTCCTGA
- a CDS encoding S1 family peptidase gives MNFSRFSNLRGTPQRPGRIIAVASALLAVLMVTAPVAVAEAGSSSRPTMAQLALVSDAVLDTDVTGIAWYTDTVSGRVVVTADDSVSAAEIEAIKKAAGHHADSLQIKRMPGTLSKLMAGGEGIHSSGGRCSLGFNLLSHTTGNYYALTAGHCTNLGSTWYGDSALTSTLGSTAASSFPDNDYGAVRLTSAAAADGRVYLYDGTYRDITGAGDAYVGQSVQRSGSTTGLHSGVVTGLNVTVNYQEGTVYGLIQTTVCAERGDSGGAMFSGSTALGVTSGGSGDCSQGGTSFYQPVTEALSAYGLDIV, from the coding sequence GTGAACTTCTCGCGTTTTTCGAATCTCCGCGGCACGCCGCAGAGGCCAGGGCGGATCATTGCCGTCGCATCGGCACTGCTGGCTGTGCTCATGGTCACAGCTCCGGTCGCCGTGGCTGAAGCAGGCAGCAGCAGTCGGCCCACCATGGCGCAGCTCGCTCTGGTGAGCGACGCCGTACTCGATACGGACGTGACGGGCATTGCCTGGTACACGGACACGGTGTCGGGCAGAGTTGTGGTCACTGCCGATGACTCTGTTTCGGCTGCTGAGATAGAGGCGATCAAGAAGGCTGCCGGCCATCATGCCGATTCCCTTCAGATCAAGCGGATGCCCGGTACGTTGTCTAAGCTCATGGCGGGCGGGGAGGGCATCCACTCCTCCGGCGGACGCTGTTCTCTGGGCTTCAACCTCCTCAGCCACACAACCGGCAACTACTACGCTCTCACGGCCGGTCACTGCACCAACCTCGGCAGCACCTGGTACGGGGACAGCGCGCTCACCTCAACTCTGGGCTCCACTGCCGCTTCCAGCTTCCCCGACAACGACTACGGCGCCGTTCGGCTTACCAGCGCCGCCGCTGCGGACGGCCGGGTTTATCTCTACGACGGCACCTACCGTGACATCACCGGCGCAGGCGACGCCTATGTCGGCCAGTCGGTCCAGCGCAGCGGCAGCACGACTGGCCTCCACAGCGGCGTGGTCACCGGCCTCAACGTGACCGTGAACTACCAGGAAGGCACGGTCTACGGTCTGATTCAGACCACCGTCTGTGCCGAACGAGGCGACAGCGGCGGGGCAATGTTCTCAGGAAGTACCGCGCTCGGCGTGACTTCTGGGGGCAGCGGCGACTGTTCCCAGGGCGGCACCAGCTTCTACCAGCCTGTTACGGAGGCGCTCAGCGCCTACGGACTCGACATCGTCTGA
- a CDS encoding helix-turn-helix domain-containing protein, which produces MRARMIELSWSGLRVPVIAVELDCSQKMVRCWLHRFNRSGLQGIEAVFSRPWILLGRRYRRTRRAAASRGGCPSAAVEQK; this is translated from the coding sequence ATGCGGGCCCGGATGATCGAGCTGAGCTGGTCGGGGCTACGGGTGCCGGTGATCGCCGTGGAGCTGGACTGTAGCCAGAAAATGGTCCGGTGCTGGCTGCACCGCTTCAACCGCTCAGGCCTGCAAGGGATCGAGGCCGTCTTCTCGCGTCCCTGGATCCTCCTGGGCCGACGCTACCGCCGTACGCGGCGCGCGGCCGCTTCCCGAGGAGGTTGTCCGTCCGCAGCGGTCGAACAAAAGTGA